tagaaacacacacatgtatacacactttATATATTCTccttcatcactgacttcatttgaaacacatttgcaactgtattagccttttctaattatctcaacaactgcttCTAAcctctaacaacaatatgaacaacaATTTTCATACAGCACAGATTAGACAatgtcaagcctcgctttatagGTTATCCATGATTTATAAATTTTACTTTTGTGCAATACCCCACAGGTCACTATAGATAaacataatacaaataaaacaaacaagacaaccAATGAACTACAACCTGCCCCTATGGATGGGAGGCTGCACCTACCAGGGAATGCATTGATGTCAATGACGGCATGTTGGCCTGTTTGGTTGTTGATGATGACGTCGATGCCAAACAGGGACACGCCCAGCGCCTGCCGCAATGACCTGGACAATTCTCTGATGACATCATCGCTGGGTGGCTGAGACTCTACGTTCTCTCTCTGAGATTAACATAAATATTAAAGATTATTAGCAACAAAACTCATAAAGAGCTGGTGGTAGATTACCGCAGGAATAGGAGGCCCCTGTCCCTGTTACCATCCAgggggaggaagtggagagggTGGGCTCTTACAAGTACCTTAGGgttcaaatcaataaaaaactGGACTGGTCCCACAACACCGACGCCCTCTTCAGGAAAGGACAGAGCAGACTGTTCTTCCTGAGGAGACTCAGATCCTTCAGTGTGTGCAACAGGCTCCTGGAGATATTTTAGCAGTCTGTAGTAGCCAGCGCACTGTTCTTTGCTGTGGTGTGCTGGGGCGGTGGCATCAAGGCTGGTGAGACCAGCAGACTCACCAAGCTGGTGAGGAAGGCCAGCTCTGTGGTCGGGCTGAAACTGGACAGTCTGGAGTCAGTGGCGGATGATGGGCAAAAATAAAGCCATCCTAGACAACCCCTCTCATCCCTTTCATGACGAGATGTGGCAAATGGGCAGCTCATTCAGCTACAGGATCATCCCCACCCAAGTTCAAAACTGAGCGTTTCAGGCGCTCCTTTGTGCCTGCTGCTATCAGACTGTACAACTTCAGTGTGAACCACCGACTAggacacacacagccatttcTCCACAATGTCTGGGCCACCCGAAACACTCACCTCTTCCTCTccactgtctctctgctggacTGATTATATACACCACACTATTCCATATGATaccatattatattatatatagatattttatTCTATGTTATATTGCAGTATTATACAACCTATTACGTTATATCACACACTAAGTTATACTATATACTGTTATATTGttgtactatactatatattaaattattctatactatattattacaCTACTGCAACTTATATGATGTCTCATTTCCCTCACTATTTCATATATACtatgttaatgtttaattgaTCCATGTAATGTATTCTATATTAAGACTCTACTATTATTACTAATAATAGTAATactaatatttaataataagctattgcactgttcagtccctgcactgttctcttttgcactaccaccattgcacacagtctgccatagcacctttaactctttacatttctgtgagtgatttttatgtatgtgagatatatgtgtgtttgttgtgttatggttgtctaagttACTGGATGCCTAAcatttccctcgggatgaataaagtatctatctatctatctatctatctatctatctatccatccatccatccatccatcatgtcATTTGTCTCCAAATGCTATAGTTTACAGTTTATATTATGTAcctcttattatttatttactttgtataCTATTATTATCTGTATTTATCTATGTTGTTATAATCACGTTTTTAAATCACATGGCATAGTAGTCAGTGACATTGTGGACGTACCGTGGTCAAGTCTGAGGAGGACTCTGGTTTGGAAACATTGTGGCTGTTGAAGAAAATTGCTTCCCTGTCTGAAAAAGAGACAAGAGGAAAAGGTGAGGTTGAATTTTAAAGAGCTTTGACTTCACTTTGACATGCTCTGCCAGTGCAGTCATCTATAGACATTTCTCATATCTGACACTAGGTGGCAGCAGAACTTAACTGGTTACACAGAGCAATGAGGCAACCAGAGCTTTACTGAACGATTGTCTTCAATTACTGATTTCAACACCTGGTATAAAGAAACGCAAACCTAAGAACAACCGCCCCTGGcgtcttttaatctttaacccACTCAGTAATAACTACATCATGTTGAGTATTCACTCATGAGCAATACAACATATAAGTTGTTTGGCTCAGGCCACAGATTTTCTTTGAAGCAGTGATAAATGCGACAGGATGAACTTCAGAATGTATTGCACCTTTTCTTTGTTATCATTGTAATGATTAACATTAGAGTGTTGGTTGGAAGGTAGAGGAGAGGAGTGGAGTGGAGGGGAACAAGTAAATTCCATCACTGTCCAAATAAATATGCCCCTCGGCTTGTAGAGGGTTGTGATAATGAAGTGTTAGCCAGATGCACTAGTTCATTCCCACACTGAATGAACAAACCACAGTTTAACTCGACAGAAGCATGGGGAGGAAGACTAGATGAGACAGAACATCTCTCAGTTATTTTAAGTTCTTTCCAAACACTAACCCCTACCTCTCTTTATCTTCATACCTCTCTTTTATCCGGACTTACAAAACACGACGTGTAGCTCCATGCACAGTGATCTAAACGCTGTGCAGATGTAACACTGTGGTATGCTGCCTTATGTGTTTGACAACGGCTGTGCTTTTCTGCTGCACTGCTCAGCATTCCAGGCTGAAAGCAACTGTTCTCTCTGCACTATTAACACAAAGCAGACTACTACACTGATGGTGAAACTGCTTTGCATTAGGGCCTTTACTGTGTTACATGCAAATACTGGAGACATTTGTGCCAGGGGACAACCTTGTATTCAAAGTTGCATCATGGGTAAAGCTTCTGACACGTTTAGTGGAGAAAAACACATCTcctcttgtttgttttcaacaGCATGTACCAACAGGGCAAAACTCAATTTCACTCTGCTGCATCCTCTAAAAGGGTGAATAGGTCCAATCACAGGGACTATAAAGCCATTTTGTGAGGTCTTTCATTGGGTTATTTGGAAAAGCCGTGCAACTAGTACAGTCCTTAGCAGCCCTTGGACTTCcccgcctgtctctctctctgcatgtctGTCTCCTTACCTGCTGGTCCAGCAGGGAAGTTCTTCAGTGAAGGCCTCTCTACCACGGTGTAGGAGTCTCCCACCACAAACACCTTGTAGAGCACAGCGTTGTGGTTGATGAAGCTCTGGATCACACAAGGAGGCTTCACGTCCTTCAGGTCTTCTTCACTGAAGATAATGGCCATCTGTGGATAGCAGGACACAGTAAATTACACGCTTAAacttaaaaaggaaaatatttatcAACCAAAATAGTTGTTCAACAAGTCTAGTTAAATCCTAACTTAATTCAATGCAGTGAGTGTGAAGGAATGAAAACTATTTGGCCAGCCTGACAGGGGTATTGATTTCAGCTGATTCACAAAGATACATGAGGCACAGCACTTTATCTGATTTTATTGTCTGGACTTGTTTTACTGCTCACACAAAGCAAACTGTGGAGGGTGTGAGTGACCTCTGAGCCCTGTGGCCTCTTACCTCGTGGGAGTTGGTTCCATGAGCCACCCGTGTTTTGCAAactgaggaagaaagaaaggtgAGGAAAAGCGGAGAATTTAGCACTGTAACCGTACTTAGTGCAGTCATGTAATTTCAGCAGGGGAACAAAACCTCTCACACGCAGGCTTTTTCTTACAATTTGACAGTGAACACAGAAATGTGAGACAGCTACAGTACAATTAGTGGTCAACAGTACAATATTAGATCTAAATAATGTATATGGAGTATAGATTTAAGTCATCAATATCTAGAGGATGACtgagataaaaagaaaacacttacTGAAGGGGAATGTGAGTCCTTGCCTCTTGATCTGCTCCAGAACATCTGAGCTGCACTCCGTGTTCAGGACCATGAATGGAGGAGAGCAAATCCTTTCATCTAATAAAAAGAGAAGTAAAAGAAGGTGGAGGGAATTAGAAGAGTTAGAGACTCCAAAGGTCTTGGAAAATTTCAGTTTAACAGAAATAATGATGACAAATGATTGTCAGATATTTTCCACTACGggtgcaactaatgattatttttatcaACTAATcagttgattatttatttatttttttaaattaattgatTGCCtggtatataaaataaaaaaaataaaaatcgctGATTTTGACAGAAGTTTTGACAGAAGTTACAAGTaactagaggggtcaaaggttatacGACGCCACTGGCAGGGGAGTAAAGGAAACGTCCCGTGTCAGAAATAAAAtcacagatttctctgggtttgaaaatTGTTgcaaacatttgggatagtgtaagtacacaactcaacaacaaATATCTAAAAACgactatacctatgttataaTATAGAACATaggtttttagacattttaatgcagaaacgctacatattgtaccttaaaggtgacatcttcaagttgcttgttttgttcGACCTTCAGTCTATAACCGctaaatattacatttccaaagatataaaatagagaaaagcaTTGTGTtcgattatttttctgtcaataAACTAATTGTCCAGGTTCAATTTACACCcttgaaatgcatttttatcAATTCACATGATATACTAGTAATTCAATTTACATTGGCAAAGTAATGTTTAAGTAAAATCTTTTTCCTGAATTAGAACACTTGACACTATTCGTTCTGGTATCATGCATAGCCTACTTACAATAAAAGATTATGGTCAGCACATGCTCAagaccttttttcgacatgggGAGCAGATTAGTctttcacacatgcagacacacctTATTTAAATTTGGCcaaataattatatttatatttcatccTTGTGACAGGTTTAGACAACAAACACAGCAGAGGACATCTGATGCCCAAGGGGACAAATGACTCCTGTCATAAATAAAGCAGAAAGCTGCCAGGCCCTTCTGAGCCTCCTaaacagcacacatacacacaggacaTGCTGAAATACAGGAAGACACGCAATCTCATGAGGAACAACTCACAggtcaaaccagctgaggaCATTACAGACTCAACAGATACATCACCTGACTGACAGGCGTGATTGATAGCACACTGGATGACCAAACAGCCATACCTTAGCCATACCTTAATTAAACATAATGGAGGTCAAAACAAACACTCACCCATGTCcaccatgtttctacatcacATCGTGTTTGTTTACATCATATTTTTACATCACATCCTGCAGCGGCAGGTCGGGCAGTTCCgataacaatgaaaata
This region of Sander vitreus isolate 19-12246 chromosome 20, sanVit1, whole genome shotgun sequence genomic DNA includes:
- the LOC144534828 gene encoding inositol-tetrakisphosphate 1-kinase-like isoform X1, which codes for MQTFLKGRRVGYWLSEKKMKKLNFQAFADLCRKRGIEVVQLDLSQPLEEQGPLDVIIHKLTDLILEADQNDSQAVLLVQRVQDYIDAHPETIVLDPLPAIRTLLDRCKSYQLINRIESCMQDERICSPPFMVLNTECSSDVLEQIKRQGLTFPFICKTRVAHGTNSHEMAIIFSEEDLKDVKPPCVIQSFINHNAVLYKVFVVGDSYTVVERPSLKNFPAGPADREAIFFNSHNVSKPESSSDLTTFQPDHRAGLPHQLGESAGLTSLDATAPAHHSKEQCAGYYRLLKYLQEPVAHTEGSESPQEEQSALSFPEEGVGVVGPVQFFIDLNPKRENVESQPPSDDVIRELSRSLRQALGVSLFGIDVIINNQTGQHAVIDINAFPGYEGVPEFFNDLLNHITSVLQSHNADFAPASEQPKGLPVSTTVPNAAPVPPGCCSMLGKEASGSPWIVEGDGGLKGPRQRLGCNSAMSPNFQQHCVSTIATKASSQ